The proteins below come from a single Saccharophagus degradans 2-40 genomic window:
- a CDS encoding sensor domain-containing diguanylate cyclase produces MAKIPTRTASTLLLVVLAIIISFEVHAQPTATASSLRTESIKVDLNQEFEFLELDNNFKLYEDVSASATIDDVAQVFEDEATTQFSVGDTNIGYSSSAWWVKLSFHNPQSAPKEIILRQAYPLIDNLQLWTRSYESHWSVKQYGDKFPFSHREIYHREFLFPLIIPARSTKEYFLRYESEGSLDIALSIHEPQHLLSFVGTQQLIYGLYYGGFMVLVLYNLFIFIAVRDKAFLYYLLYIFFYGLYMGAHNGLTFQYFWPNHPQIGNEGLLVTLSLSLVFALQFSTDILNIKEFSKLLNRIAKCLMIACVVAIPAVLTMPYAFMAPVMTVLTLTIMPLFFVMGVLRLASGYRPARYFMLAWTALIFSVIVYVLKVFGVLPRTFFTENGFQIGSIIEMVLLSLALGSRMTELKQQSHTDALTEIGNRRRFDDVFPVEFERAQRNKQPLALLMIDIDYFKKLNDTFGHDAGDQALRAVATTIKTLTRKPMLPCRFGGEEFAVILPRTDSAAAKIVAERIRQTIAEKPMAKREVTVSVGVASTDMGYFTSSRAIMNAADECLYLAKEMGRNRVCLFSEAPQKQAPIAASKTPLLENTTEGNEPNAAV; encoded by the coding sequence ATGGCTAAAATACCCACTCGTACCGCGTCTACTCTATTGCTAGTGGTGCTCGCGATTATAATCTCATTTGAAGTACACGCTCAGCCGACAGCAACAGCAAGCAGCCTTCGCACAGAATCTATTAAAGTTGACCTAAACCAAGAATTTGAGTTCCTCGAGCTAGATAACAATTTCAAGCTGTACGAAGATGTTTCTGCCAGCGCCACGATAGACGATGTAGCGCAAGTGTTTGAAGATGAAGCCACCACTCAGTTTTCGGTTGGCGACACCAACATAGGGTATTCGAGCTCTGCTTGGTGGGTAAAACTAAGCTTTCACAACCCGCAGTCGGCACCTAAAGAAATTATTCTACGACAAGCTTACCCCCTTATTGATAACCTTCAACTCTGGACAAGAAGCTACGAGAGCCATTGGAGCGTAAAGCAATATGGCGATAAATTTCCTTTTAGCCACAGAGAAATTTACCACCGCGAATTCCTGTTTCCACTAATCATCCCCGCAAGGTCCACAAAAGAATACTTTTTACGCTACGAATCAGAAGGCTCACTCGACATAGCGTTAAGCATACACGAGCCGCAACACTTACTTAGTTTTGTGGGCACTCAGCAACTTATTTACGGGTTGTATTACGGTGGCTTTATGGTGCTTGTGCTCTATAACCTGTTTATTTTTATAGCAGTGCGAGATAAAGCCTTTTTGTACTACCTTCTATATATATTCTTTTACGGGCTCTATATGGGCGCACATAATGGCCTAACGTTTCAATATTTCTGGCCTAATCACCCACAAATAGGTAACGAGGGCCTGCTTGTTACCCTCTCGCTGTCGCTGGTGTTTGCGCTGCAATTCTCAACAGATATTTTAAATATTAAAGAATTTTCTAAGCTGCTTAACCGAATAGCCAAATGCCTAATGATAGCTTGCGTTGTAGCAATACCCGCCGTACTTACAATGCCCTATGCTTTTATGGCACCTGTTATGACAGTGCTAACCCTAACCATAATGCCGCTATTTTTTGTTATGGGCGTATTACGATTAGCATCGGGCTACCGCCCTGCTCGCTATTTTATGCTCGCATGGACCGCACTCATCTTTAGCGTAATTGTTTATGTACTTAAAGTGTTTGGCGTATTACCAAGAACATTCTTTACCGAAAACGGTTTCCAAATAGGCTCAATTATTGAAATGGTGTTGCTATCACTCGCATTGGGTAGCCGTATGACAGAACTTAAACAACAAAGCCACACCGACGCCCTAACAGAAATAGGTAATCGACGCCGATTCGACGATGTATTCCCAGTTGAATTTGAGCGAGCGCAGCGCAACAAACAACCGCTGGCACTGCTTATGATAGATATAGATTACTTCAAAAAGCTTAATGACACATTTGGCCACGATGCTGGTGACCAAGCATTGCGTGCAGTAGCTACAACCATTAAAACCCTTACTCGCAAACCAATGTTACCCTGCCGTTTTGGCGGTGAAGAATTTGCTGTAATTTTGCCGCGCACCGATAGCGCGGCTGCAAAAATAGTCGCAGAACGCATAAGGCAAACCATCGCCGAAAAACCTATGGCTAAACGAGAAGTTACTGTGAGTGTGGGTGTGGCATCAACGGACATGGGGTATTTCACATCATCACGAGCCATTATGAACGCCGCCGATGAATGCCTTTACCTTGCGAAAGAAATGGGTAGAAATAGAGTGTGTTTGTTTAGCGAGGCACCACAAAAGCAGGCGCCAATCGCTGCATCTAAAACACCGCTGCTGGAAAACACTACGGAGGGCAACGAGCCTAACGCCGCTGTTTAA
- the djlA gene encoding co-chaperone DjlA, which translates to MYIGTVIGALIGFFTLGPPGALFGGVAGHFFDKGRMKVAASFTPEARKAVEQAFFNTVFPLMGVIAKADGRVCEDEIGNTEQLIAAMRLDSDARSQAIRLFQSGSKGEQSVDAILDAFLVDCGQYRDLKQLLLVYLITLAYADGTLDQAEENILASIATRLGYSSFAFNHLLGMVKAQFHFDNRQRSGSGGRASSQSDLSTAYTALGVEPSVSDSELKRAYRKLMSEYHPDKLAGQGVPEHVIKVATEKSQEIQSAYEMIKKQRKSQS; encoded by the coding sequence ATGTATATAGGTACCGTAATCGGCGCGTTAATTGGTTTTTTTACTCTGGGGCCTCCGGGAGCCCTATTTGGTGGGGTTGCTGGCCATTTCTTCGATAAAGGTAGGATGAAAGTTGCTGCAAGCTTTACTCCCGAAGCACGTAAAGCGGTAGAGCAGGCATTCTTTAACACGGTATTTCCTTTAATGGGGGTAATTGCCAAGGCCGATGGCCGAGTTTGCGAGGATGAGATTGGCAATACTGAACAGCTAATCGCCGCTATGCGCCTAGATAGCGACGCGCGTAGCCAAGCTATTAGACTGTTTCAGAGTGGAAGCAAAGGGGAGCAGTCGGTAGATGCTATTTTAGATGCATTTTTAGTCGATTGCGGCCAATATCGCGACCTAAAACAGCTATTGCTTGTGTATTTGATCACTCTTGCCTATGCGGATGGCACTTTGGACCAGGCAGAGGAAAATATACTCGCAAGTATTGCCACACGCTTAGGGTATTCCAGCTTTGCTTTTAATCATTTACTTGGCATGGTTAAAGCACAGTTTCACTTTGATAATCGTCAGCGTTCGGGCAGTGGTGGCCGTGCCTCTAGTCAATCGGATTTATCGACTGCTTATACCGCTTTGGGGGTTGAGCCATCGGTATCGGATTCTGAGTTAAAGCGGGCGTACCGCAAGCTAATGAGTGAGTATCATCCAGATAAGCTCGCTGGGCAGGGCGTACCTGAGCATGTAATTAAAGTGGCGACCGAAAAATCTCAAGAAATACAAAGTGCTTATGAGATGATAAAGAAACAAAGAAAATCGCAAAGTTAA
- a CDS encoding S1/P1 nuclease, which translates to MLFSSFHAGAWSLAWHGTIASSALDGGASEGQQKTLIAYANVLSSEFSAERKDWQRRTRYEIKKPSSSAALAEKAAYEAAWLAAWPDLVRSQKLSVLFKAVGATTPADLAAYKNYTTSTWHYHNVFYDSNNKLLLSCNKKNRGKLYSALSALESSLQSDLSISQQAIAFAFYVHLVGDAHQPLHNVSRANKHCEHDRGGNTYCLKKKGAKCSLNAHQFWDLAAFNPVESIDIQPVKHKAACGTSPAWGSYLLAEAKELVVNLYPKNDDFNNAKYRSNAKSIAKSRIEMAASRTAQIMKCYLRDANK; encoded by the coding sequence TTGTTGTTTAGCAGCTTTCACGCAGGGGCTTGGTCGCTCGCGTGGCACGGTACCATTGCCAGCAGCGCGTTAGACGGCGGAGCCAGCGAAGGTCAACAAAAAACACTTATCGCATATGCTAACGTGTTATCTAGTGAGTTTTCTGCCGAGCGAAAGGATTGGCAGCGACGCACAAGATATGAAATTAAAAAGCCTAGTTCAAGCGCTGCACTTGCAGAGAAAGCAGCTTACGAAGCCGCTTGGCTTGCTGCGTGGCCAGATTTAGTACGTAGCCAAAAACTGAGTGTGCTTTTTAAAGCCGTAGGTGCCACCACACCAGCCGATTTAGCGGCATATAAAAATTACACAACCTCTACATGGCACTATCACAATGTTTTTTACGATTCTAATAACAAGCTTTTATTGAGTTGCAATAAAAAGAATCGTGGCAAGTTATACTCGGCGCTATCTGCGCTAGAATCTTCGTTGCAGTCAGATCTTTCTATTAGTCAGCAGGCTATTGCATTTGCTTTTTATGTTCACCTCGTAGGCGACGCTCACCAACCCTTGCATAATGTTAGCCGAGCAAATAAACACTGTGAACACGATCGCGGTGGTAATACCTATTGCTTAAAAAAGAAGGGCGCAAAATGCAGTTTAAATGCTCATCAGTTTTGGGATTTGGCAGCATTTAACCCAGTGGAATCCATTGATATTCAGCCCGTCAAGCATAAGGCTGCTTGCGGTACTTCACCTGCTTGGGGAAGCTATTTACTGGCAGAGGCAAAAGAGCTAGTAGTGAATTTGTACCCGAAGAACGATGATTTCAATAATGCAAAATATCGAAGTAACGCAAAAAGTATTGCTAAAAGTAGAATAGAGATGGCTGCGAGCAGGACTGCTCAAATAATGAAATGCTATTTGAGGGATGCCAATAAATAA
- a CDS encoding cold-shock protein, translating to MSDKLNGTVKWFNESKGYGFISREGGNDLFVHFSNITGSGFKTLKEGQSVSFTEGMGQKGPQAENVEPL from the coding sequence ATGTCAGATAAGTTAAACGGAACTGTTAAGTGGTTCAACGAGAGCAAGGGTTACGGTTTTATTAGTCGTGAAGGCGGCAACGATCTTTTCGTTCACTTCAGCAATATTACTGGTAGCGGCTTTAAAACATTGAAAGAAGGTCAATCGGTATCTTTTACCGAAGGCATGGGCCAAAAAGGTCCTCAAGCAGAGAATGTAGAACCTCTGTAA
- a CDS encoding DUF3806 domain-containing protein — translation MVNCFTYCKKLSLCLTGLFAVLILATPVTAETIYANDEDTLPRVDPMAWINENYLSQQRTRINEILRDNYARSFRGGVADFRLLQRLIDEQVIPKTDTQSLQAMGVILGDIYVSQVEGLEWGVYEDELGRSHAVCAVNTKECLFVTTMLSRRIEVGVKPNVKRVYDKGLMQIKPFLPKRPFSD, via the coding sequence ATGGTTAACTGTTTTACCTACTGCAAAAAGCTGTCACTTTGCCTCACAGGCTTGTTTGCCGTACTGATACTTGCAACCCCTGTGACAGCTGAGACTATCTATGCCAATGACGAAGACACTCTACCCAGAGTAGACCCCATGGCATGGATAAATGAAAACTATTTAAGCCAGCAGCGCACTCGCATTAATGAAATATTGCGCGACAATTATGCACGGTCCTTTCGCGGTGGAGTAGCGGACTTCCGCCTACTACAACGCTTAATTGACGAGCAGGTTATCCCTAAAACCGATACACAAAGTTTACAAGCTATGGGCGTTATCTTAGGCGACATATATGTAAGCCAAGTGGAAGGCCTAGAGTGGGGCGTGTACGAAGACGAGCTAGGCAGAAGTCATGCGGTATGCGCAGTAAACACAAAAGAATGCCTATTTGTTACAACAATGCTCTCTCGCAGAATAGAGGTTGGCGTTAAACCCAATGTAAAAAGGGTTTACGATAAAGGGCTAATGCAAATAAAACCGTTTTTGCCCAAACGCCCCTTTTCCGATTAA
- a CDS encoding FMN-binding glutamate synthase family protein produces the protein MLDTFAQQAMNYIALLIMVIVVIALITIAVLYVIDSTQNTQAIRRNYPVIGRFRYFFEHLGEFFRQYFFAMDREEMPFNRAMRTWVYKAAKNIDLTIAFGSTRNLRVTGEPLFLNSAFPTLDEDATESGSLTIGPDCKTPYHAPSFFNISGMSYGALSRVAIQALSHGAKKAGCWVNTGEGGLSPYHLEGGCDIVFQIGTAKYGVRDSKGNLSHTKLKELAAIEQVKMFELKLSQGAKPGKGGILPAEKVNTEIASIRGIPVGEASISPNRHKDVANNEQLLELIVAIRETTGKPVGFKAVMGDPAWLEEVCRLITVKGNAYAPDFISVDCAEGGTGAAPQPLMDYVGLPIRESLPLLVDTLKEFGLRDRIKVIASGKLVNPGAVAVAMATGADFAVSARGFMFALGCIQALQCNKNTCPTGITTHDKKLQKGLDPTVKSERVANYHYHLVKSVETIAHSCGVRSARMLEREHVRLVTENGFSRPLSLIHPEKVVFVETPKKHTNKSKETL, from the coding sequence ATGCTCGACACATTCGCTCAACAGGCAATGAATTATATTGCTCTGCTTATTATGGTGATAGTTGTAATCGCCTTGATCACCATTGCTGTGCTATATGTTATTGATTCTACTCAAAACACTCAGGCTATACGACGAAATTACCCCGTTATAGGCCGTTTTCGATACTTTTTTGAACATTTAGGTGAGTTTTTCCGGCAGTATTTTTTCGCTATGGATAGAGAAGAAATGCCGTTTAACCGCGCCATGCGCACTTGGGTGTACAAGGCTGCTAAAAACATAGACCTCACCATTGCTTTTGGCTCTACTCGCAACCTGCGAGTAACGGGTGAACCCTTGTTTCTTAACTCTGCATTCCCAACCCTTGACGAAGATGCCACCGAATCTGGGTCGTTAACCATTGGCCCAGATTGCAAAACCCCATATCACGCCCCCAGCTTTTTTAATATTTCGGGTATGAGTTACGGCGCGCTCTCCCGTGTCGCCATCCAAGCTCTATCTCATGGGGCAAAGAAAGCGGGCTGCTGGGTAAACACGGGGGAAGGCGGCCTATCGCCCTACCATTTAGAGGGCGGTTGCGACATTGTATTCCAAATTGGTACTGCTAAATATGGTGTTAGGGATAGTAAAGGCAACCTAAGCCACACCAAGCTTAAGGAGCTAGCAGCCATAGAGCAGGTAAAAATGTTCGAGCTAAAGCTGAGCCAAGGCGCAAAACCTGGCAAAGGCGGTATTTTGCCAGCAGAAAAAGTAAACACTGAAATTGCCAGCATACGTGGTATTCCTGTAGGCGAGGCATCAATTAGCCCTAATCGCCACAAAGATGTCGCGAACAACGAACAGCTATTAGAGCTTATTGTCGCCATCCGCGAAACCACCGGTAAACCGGTTGGCTTTAAAGCAGTAATGGGCGACCCAGCTTGGCTAGAAGAAGTTTGTAGACTAATAACAGTGAAAGGCAACGCTTATGCACCAGACTTTATTAGCGTAGATTGCGCAGAAGGTGGAACCGGTGCGGCTCCGCAGCCTCTAATGGATTATGTTGGCCTGCCTATAAGAGAAAGTTTGCCCTTGTTAGTGGATACACTCAAAGAGTTTGGCTTGCGCGACCGCATCAAAGTGATTGCATCAGGCAAGCTGGTCAACCCCGGAGCCGTGGCCGTTGCCATGGCGACAGGCGCAGATTTTGCTGTTTCTGCACGTGGCTTTATGTTCGCATTAGGGTGCATTCAAGCCTTACAATGTAATAAAAACACGTGCCCAACAGGCATTACTACCCACGACAAGAAACTACAAAAGGGGCTAGACCCTACCGTTAAAAGCGAACGGGTGGCAAATTATCATTATCATTTGGTTAAATCTGTAGAGACCATCGCCCACTCCTGTGGAGTGCGTTCGGCTCGAATGCTAGAGCGCGAGCATGTTAGGCTGGTAACAGAAAATGGCTTTAGTCGGCCCCTCAGCCTTATTCACCCAGAAAAGGTGGTTTTTGTTGAGACTCCTAAAAAACACACAAATAAAAGCAAGGAAACACTGTAA
- a CDS encoding TIGR01621 family pseudouridine synthase has protein sequence MINTYMSLPREALVVFENSDFTVCAKPSGIGMHDEPGEKGFVTLVRTVLGDSALLPAHRLDKPTSGLCIFAKSSGAAAQFGQLFERKLVTKYYLAITSKKPAKKQGAIIGDMVKTRNGSWKLTAAKTNPAITHFFSFALASGMRLILLKPSTGKTHQLRVALKALGAAIIGDERYGGEPSDRLYLHAYQLEFEFNGERHSFKCKPTSGELFLSEAFSSALIDIGDAPSHAWPTVKNKKPL, from the coding sequence TTGATTAACACCTATATGAGCCTCCCTCGAGAGGCTCTTGTTGTATTTGAAAACAGTGATTTTACGGTGTGTGCCAAACCTTCGGGTATTGGCATGCATGACGAACCCGGTGAGAAAGGTTTTGTTACTCTGGTGCGTACTGTACTGGGTGATTCGGCGTTATTGCCTGCCCATCGTTTAGATAAACCCACATCTGGCCTATGTATATTCGCCAAGTCTTCTGGCGCTGCAGCCCAATTTGGACAATTGTTCGAGCGCAAACTCGTTACAAAATACTACCTTGCCATTACGTCTAAAAAGCCAGCAAAAAAACAAGGGGCAATTATCGGCGATATGGTTAAAACGCGTAATGGTAGCTGGAAGTTAACAGCGGCTAAAACTAACCCAGCAATAACACATTTTTTTAGTTTCGCGCTGGCAAGTGGTATGCGGTTAATCCTGTTAAAGCCTTCAACGGGTAAAACCCATCAGTTACGAGTAGCTCTTAAAGCGCTAGGCGCCGCCATTATTGGCGATGAGCGTTATGGCGGTGAGCCTAGCGATCGCTTGTACTTACATGCCTATCAGTTAGAGTTTGAGTTTAACGGCGAGCGCCATTCATTTAAATGCAAGCCAACCAGTGGCGAGTTATTTTTAAGCGAAGCGTTTAGCTCTGCGTTAATTGATATTGGCGATGCGCCTTCTCATGCATGGCCCACTGTAAAAAATAAAAAGCCTCTATAA
- a CDS encoding alpha/beta hydrolase has translation MQNILWLKRISFLLLACCVLATCTYLIIQHNDVAGRLSLTPNKSTAIGEGGHWDNPAIKKVPCTSTVEKDFSLDCGVLTTNISRGQFELGFAVLKIKAPISRKRHVEAGSAQKAPVIYLEGGPGVGGATEQANIDFWQVFLKDAALPREIVLINTRGTKGALPYFDCAELATEQLRLLTTSTSISDEIALMASLQKKCVAQYHAFLQAQVPFTKNEQHPGIGLLSSHYSKGDVTQLMRALGYEKWHLWGGSYGGRLALLAGQSKEVVSIVLDSPYLFQSGNLLSFPQLELKARKHHMQLYEEFLVALEPKDAEVFPASYQQLVQAVLNKLESSAQPVEITLFEQPIKKLVFTEMDLISIEFTVLYDSALWPSYYWFLLNFIEEPTPFNEQFATQFDTKLVLDAYLFNFDTEFFNLATYTAVECLDNDLPDSSLFKKEVDLVAEEYFPKSSYRSSEARNADITNWKQFWLEFEDSYVCSDSIFNARDSVHTAAYPTVPLLVLAGDKDPVTPAATLRELPMRDNVYTKVLRNWGHGVLLSYGCEPTLLTKTLEAFEAGEPIAPEAMCELDYFEG, from the coding sequence ATGCAGAATATTCTTTGGTTGAAGCGAATTAGCTTTTTGTTGCTTGCTTGTTGTGTACTAGCGACTTGTACGTATTTAATTATTCAGCACAACGATGTGGCAGGGCGCTTAAGCCTAACGCCTAATAAAAGCACTGCAATAGGTGAAGGTGGGCATTGGGATAACCCAGCGATAAAAAAAGTGCCTTGTACAAGTACAGTAGAGAAGGATTTTAGCTTGGACTGTGGTGTGCTAACTACAAATATCAGCCGTGGGCAGTTCGAACTTGGTTTTGCCGTACTTAAGATTAAAGCACCCATATCACGCAAAAGGCATGTTGAAGCTGGTAGCGCCCAAAAAGCGCCTGTTATATACCTAGAGGGCGGGCCGGGAGTAGGTGGCGCTACCGAGCAAGCGAATATCGATTTTTGGCAGGTGTTTTTAAAGGATGCCGCTTTGCCGCGAGAAATTGTTCTAATAAATACGCGCGGCACTAAAGGCGCCTTGCCTTACTTTGATTGCGCTGAATTAGCTACAGAGCAGCTGCGCTTGTTAACAACAAGTACATCGATAAGTGATGAAATTGCGTTAATGGCTAGCTTGCAGAAAAAGTGTGTGGCCCAATACCATGCATTTTTACAGGCACAGGTGCCTTTTACAAAAAATGAACAACATCCTGGCATAGGGCTACTTAGTTCTCACTACTCTAAAGGTGATGTTACTCAGCTAATGCGGGCATTGGGCTATGAAAAGTGGCACCTTTGGGGCGGGTCTTACGGTGGCAGGCTGGCGTTGCTTGCAGGGCAGAGTAAAGAGGTAGTCTCTATTGTTTTAGATTCACCCTATTTGTTTCAGTCCGGGAATCTATTAAGTTTTCCTCAGCTAGAATTAAAAGCTAGAAAGCATCATATGCAATTGTATGAGGAGTTCTTAGTTGCTTTAGAGCCGAAAGATGCTGAAGTATTTCCCGCTAGTTACCAACAGCTAGTACAGGCCGTATTGAATAAACTTGAGTCTTCAGCGCAGCCAGTAGAGATTACTTTGTTTGAGCAGCCGATTAAAAAACTTGTATTTACTGAGATGGACTTAATAAGTATTGAGTTTACTGTGCTTTACGATAGTGCACTGTGGCCAAGCTATTACTGGTTTCTGCTTAATTTTATTGAGGAGCCGACGCCTTTTAATGAGCAGTTTGCAACCCAGTTTGATACAAAGCTCGTGTTAGATGCGTATCTATTCAATTTTGACACAGAATTTTTTAACTTGGCCACCTATACCGCGGTGGAATGTTTGGATAACGACTTGCCTGATTCGTCACTATTTAAAAAAGAAGTTGATCTAGTGGCAGAAGAGTATTTTCCAAAGAGTAGCTACCGCAGTAGCGAAGCTCGAAACGCCGACATCACTAACTGGAAGCAGTTTTGGTTGGAGTTTGAAGATAGTTACGTCTGTAGCGACAGTATCTTTAACGCTCGTGACTCGGTACATACTGCCGCTTATCCTACTGTACCTTTATTAGTATTAGCAGGGGACAAGGACCCGGTAACCCCCGCGGCTACACTTAGAGAGTTACCTATGCGTGATAATGTTTATACAAAGGTATTGCGCAATTGGGGGCACGGTGTATTGCTAAGTTATGGGTGTGAACCCACATTACTTACTAAAACCTTAGAAGCATTTGAGGCTGGCGAGCCGATAGCACCAGAGGCAATGTGTGAGTTGGATTATTTTGAAGGGTAA
- a CDS encoding spermidine synthase: MALIWEKKIKGVTYQVITAGSSVRLYTNKVFHSQWNPNAVLCGGVWDLLLLPAFMLAKPTQIKNVLVLGVGGGAVIRALSHCLGPNNITGVDLDATHLSIAKRFFGVKTIAIDQSRIKQAHNKAPKVKSLHASTVSAQHNNAGPIECRLVHAEAKAWLENNQTKYDLIIEDIFKEDDKGQPIRAVEASVEWLALLRKSLTKKGLLVMNFEGQASWQKAKQTAKKQGFFNSDDSAKYINCAKLALPQYENRMGVFSLCPLDKRLLPTHAKMYANVTQAKWDKMGYSITPYKI, from the coding sequence ATGGCATTAATTTGGGAGAAAAAGATAAAAGGTGTTACCTATCAAGTTATAACGGCGGGTAGCAGTGTGCGCCTATACACCAACAAAGTATTTCATAGCCAGTGGAACCCAAATGCTGTGTTGTGTGGTGGGGTGTGGGATTTGCTGCTATTACCCGCTTTTATGCTCGCTAAGCCCACCCAAATAAAAAACGTTTTAGTGCTTGGTGTGGGCGGCGGCGCCGTAATTAGGGCTTTATCACACTGTTTAGGGCCGAATAATATTACCGGAGTGGATTTGGATGCTACCCACTTATCTATTGCTAAACGCTTTTTTGGTGTTAAAACTATTGCTATAGATCAGTCTAGAATTAAGCAGGCCCATAACAAAGCGCCTAAAGTTAAAAGTCTTCACGCAAGTACAGTTAGTGCTCAGCATAATAATGCTGGCCCCATTGAATGTAGGTTAGTGCATGCGGAAGCGAAAGCATGGCTTGAAAATAATCAAACCAAATACGACCTTATTATCGAAGATATCTTTAAAGAGGATGACAAAGGCCAACCCATTAGAGCCGTTGAGGCAAGTGTAGAGTGGTTGGCATTGCTGCGAAAATCGCTTACTAAAAAAGGCCTGTTAGTAATGAATTTTGAAGGCCAAGCTAGCTGGCAAAAAGCGAAGCAAACTGCAAAAAAGCAGGGGTTTTTTAATAGTGATGACTCGGCTAAGTATATAAACTGTGCAAAGCTTGCCTTGCCCCAATACGAAAATAGAATGGGCGTATTTAGCCTTTGCCCGTTAGATAAGCGCTTATTGCCTACACATGCCAAAATGTATGCAAACGTTACTCAGGCTAAATGGGATAAAATGGGCTACAGCATTACCCCGTATAAAATTTGA
- a CDS encoding rhodanese-like domain-containing protein gives MSTVYWIDVREADEYASGHHPQAVNIPYESIGARIGEVTEDKDADIRVYCRTGRRSGIAKDTLNALGFTKVTNEGGIEDVLK, from the coding sequence ATGAGCACAGTTTACTGGATAGATGTACGCGAAGCTGATGAGTACGCATCAGGCCATCACCCTCAAGCGGTAAATATACCGTATGAGTCTATTGGTGCGCGTATAGGTGAGGTAACAGAAGATAAAGATGCCGATATACGTGTGTATTGCCGTACTGGACGGCGCTCTGGTATCGCAAAAGATACGCTTAATGCGCTAGGGTTTACGAAGGTTACCAATGAAGGTGGCATAGAAGACGTATTGAAGTAG
- a CDS encoding class I SAM-dependent methyltransferase: MPAISRYFINYAKQLARHNVNAHFLWIIDDGFHFEPKDFDSLLGIAPSICVTIITNRYDLTLTHYASQNEQLHLHFSDFDFSQLNIQGVDAIFYRVSKEKPVVHHVLNNAAAILQPTAALVIAGRKNEGTKTYLDKLSKQLGLNVKTKKEGELYFGIANAHTTENTSTPLDSSNYNALREVAICCDLPMQSKPGVYGWKKFDLATQQLIAFIKQRYNNLKEHTVLDLGCGSGYLSIAVKTLHCRSLTATDNNAAAVLATQQNLITNNLAEAAQVVADDCAQSIQGMFDLVVCNPPFHKGFETSRELSDLFLKSTARKLSKSGEALFVVNSFIPLEKLAMPYFKQVEKLQDDKIFKIVRLAH, encoded by the coding sequence TATGCCAAACAGCTGGCCCGCCACAATGTAAACGCGCACTTTCTATGGATTATAGATGACGGCTTCCATTTTGAGCCAAAGGATTTCGATTCATTATTAGGTATAGCGCCATCCATATGTGTAACGATAATAACAAACCGTTATGATTTAACACTCACCCACTACGCAAGCCAGAATGAACAGTTACATTTACACTTTTCTGATTTCGACTTTAGCCAACTAAACATTCAAGGCGTTGATGCTATTTTCTACCGCGTTTCGAAAGAGAAGCCCGTTGTACACCACGTTTTAAATAACGCTGCTGCTATTTTACAGCCAACTGCTGCTCTAGTAATTGCCGGAAGAAAAAACGAAGGTACTAAAACTTACTTAGATAAACTAAGCAAACAACTGGGGCTAAATGTAAAAACAAAAAAAGAAGGCGAGCTATATTTTGGTATAGCGAATGCACACACAACAGAAAACACCTCTACACCACTAGATTCTAGCAATTACAATGCATTGCGCGAGGTTGCAATATGCTGCGACTTACCCATGCAGAGCAAACCCGGGGTGTATGGCTGGAAAAAGTTTGATCTGGCAACTCAGCAGCTTATTGCGTTTATTAAACAGCGGTACAACAACTTAAAAGAGCATACAGTATTAGACTTAGGCTGTGGCTCTGGCTACCTCTCAATAGCCGTTAAAACCTTGCATTGCCGCTCGCTAACAGCAACAGATAACAACGCCGCTGCGGTATTAGCAACGCAACAAAATTTAATTACAAATAATTTGGCTGAAGCCGCTCAAGTAGTAGCAGACGATTGCGCTCAATCAATCCAAGGGATGTTTGATTTGGTAGTTTGCAACCCCCCTTTTCACAAGGGTTTTGAAACGAGTAGAGAGTTATCAGATTTGTTTTTAAAAAGCACTGCGCGCAAGCTAAGCAAAAGTGGTGAGGCATTATTTGTGGTAAACAGCTTTATTCCCTTAGAAAAACTTGCAATGCCCTATTTTAAACAAGTAGAAAAACTACAAGACGACAAAATCTTCAAAATTGTTCGATTAGCCCATTGA